The Clostridium beijerinckii genomic sequence ACTAGTTATTGTATCTGGACTCTTATCTGGATATAACAATAATAAAATAGGTACCAATATAAAGCCTCCACCTGCACCTATTAGAGTTCCAAATGCTCCAACTAAAAATCCCAATGGGGTTAACCATAAAAATTGTATCAAATTTAAAACCTTCTTCCATAACAATTATGCATTATAATTAAACAAGTTTTTAAAATTTAAAAACTATTAATTATATTAATATAACTCTCCTATATTATACACTATCTTTTAACCATTTTGGATATAAGTTTTAAATTTTATATTTCAAAACACAATTTTGTGCTTAGTTCCTTACATTATAGTAATTTTATTATATCCAATTGCTTTTTTAGGCATTCAATAACACACTTTCCACATTGAATACAATCTGGATGGCTTAGTTTAAAAGGTAACTAATCACTTTCCAACTAAACTTCTAACCTTACTTGTTTGTCTCTTTTTATTTTATAAAATTGCTCTTCTATTATCAGTAACTTTATCACACAATAAAACTATGTATATGTTGCAATACACATTTCACAATTATGGCTGAAATTCTTGCAATATTTTTAGAATTGTGATGAAGAATTATTTTTGCGACATATATATTAATGCAAAAAAAGGTAAGCCAATATATCATTAAAATATCAGCTTACCTTTTACTTAACATTATTCTAACTTCATTAAATTATTTTTAAAATTTCAGTTATTAAACAAATCAAATGATATTTTATAACATTATAAAAAAAGAACTCTAAATTGAGCTCCTTTTTAACAAATAAAATTATAAATTTTACTCTTTATAAGTATTCTCCTTAGATTTGCTATTATAATAACTTGCAGCTATAAATATTATCCATACAATGACTCCCGCTAAACTTACCAATTGAGCCATTCTAAAACTTCCTATCATTAAACTATCTGTTCTCATTCCTTCAATTATGAATCTACCTATAGAATACAATCCTATGTATGTAAAAAATACTATTCCATTTTTTTTGCATTTTCTGAGCATAATCATCAGTATTATAAATATAGTTAAATTCCAGAGAGATTCATATAAAAAAGTAGGATTGTAATATAATCCATTTACATTCATCCCCTTTTGAATGAACATAGGAAAATGCTTAATAAATTCATAACTAACTACATCCCCATGTGCCTCTTGATTAAAGAAATTCCCCCATCTTCCTAGAGCCTGAGCTAAAATAATTGACGGTGCTGCCACATCTGCAAACTTAATAAAGCTTAATTTTTTAACTCTTGTATAAATTAATGCTGTTCCTAATGCAAAAATTAGCCCCCCATGGATCGCAAGTCCTCCATTTCTTATATTAAAAGCATTAATAATATTATCTTTATAGTTATCAAATTCAAATATTACATAATATAGTCTTGCACCTATTATACCAATTGGAATAGATAATAATACAATGTTTAGTAAATTATCATAATCAACTTCTCTCCACTTACAATTATATTGAGATATTAGTATTCCAAGCATAATACCTGTTGCAATTAATATCCCATACCACCTAATATCAAATCCTCCAATTGAAAATGCTACTGGATTCATAATTTCACTTCCTTATCTTCTCGTTTTGTATTTTTTGTATAACCATAGCACAAGCTCCTACAGCTATAGATTTATCTTCAAAATATCCACCCCTAATAAATTGAATATTATTATTTTTTATGTGACACTTCTGAAGAGCTATTTCTTTTGTAGTTTCATAAAACAACTTTGATTGTTGTAT encodes the following:
- the lgt gene encoding prolipoprotein diacylglyceryl transferase is translated as MNPVAFSIGGFDIRWYGILIATGIMLGILISQYNCKWREVDYDNLLNIVLLSIPIGIIGARLYYVIFEFDNYKDNIINAFNIRNGGLAIHGGLIFALGTALIYTRVKKLSFIKFADVAAPSIILAQALGRWGNFFNQEAHGDVVSYEFIKHFPMFIQKGMNVNGLYYNPTFLYESLWNLTIFIILMIMLRKCKKNGIVFFTYIGLYSIGRFIIEGMRTDSLMIGSFRMAQLVSLAGVIVWIIFIAASYYNSKSKENTYKE